The Tubulanus polymorphus chromosome 1, tnTubPoly1.2, whole genome shotgun sequence genome contains a region encoding:
- the LOC141907008 gene encoding mechanosensitive cation channel TMEM63B-like isoform X1, which translates to MSVFNSSLHTITKGGLNVKCDRYYSQNRTVILYGGYEGIPQTLILNVIGWTVLLFGFSILRKIAWDYGRIALVSRNEERSLLYGTSKYNVWTQLFFGDHEGGNPQTVNVGSQESLDTNIRLQDKGLCSWIVAFFRIKDEHIQRKSGKDAVQYLSFQRYLILYTAIVCVFSIAVVLPVNFMGDLEGNDQTFGHTTISNVESGSPYLWVHAVLAVLFLIIAVYMMRHFSVNLNYEEDEQATRTLMVSHIPKDQCFKNVILQHFQEAYPEAVIQDVQFAYNITRLVKLDKDRNFATEGRQNSEMIYNKTGIRPMIRPYYFGQLCCCCEPCTEDTAVNEDGETVTKPNMCSKLCCCCRACARQVDAINYYGDEEAQLKAKCEDEKVNAFQDALGIAFITFEEDHMAAQIYNDFRASCKASSNPHSSSIGRELDVTDWSVKYAPAPDNIYWENLAVDPIVWWIKAILINLIVFLLLFFLSTPTIIMNSLDEIHIRKGLEETHSAILVQFVPTLILWTFAALLPQIVYYSDQFIGHWTRTAEHHAVMRKTFLFLLVMVVILPSLGLTSAKAFFEWAVKDKDRKFRWQCVFLPGNGAFFVNYVITSAFIGTGLELIRFPELFMYAIRLLAARSAAEKTAVRKAIIWQFQFGCEYAWMLCIFAVIIVYSIPCPLIVPFGLVYLCLKHVVDRYNIYFAYGPSRIDKDIHASAINFVIVAIILLQFNVVFFSVLRSEQMHGLSVFSMIALFVTLIIFFGRVFFGWFKGLSPITYKRCSQREVIHLYENDVDVDDDDEVELDCDLEIQQLETPDISIKNSALCRNIKSRLEYYISPQFSEREAAHDGQKPFVPNVLMNDKSKQNGTVTNPATSTYGTNVDTPQSSPEHEVQQQ; encoded by the exons ATGTCGGTATTCAATTCGTCATTACATACGATTACTAAAGGGGGGCTTAATGTGAAATGTGACCGATACTATTCACAAAATCGAACGGTTATTCTGTATGGTGGTTATGAAGGAATACCTCAAACGCTGATACTCAATGTAATTGGATGGACG GTTTTGCTATTTGGATTTTCGATATTGCGTAAGATTGCGTGGGATTACGGTCGAATCGCCCTCGTCAGTCGAAATGAGGAAAG gaGTCTGTTATACGGGACGTCAAAATATAATGT ATGGACTCAGCTATTTTTTGGAGATCATGAAGGTGGAAATCCCCAAACGGTGAATGTGGGCTCGCAAGAATCTTTAGATACTAACATTCGACTACAAGATAAG GGTCTCTGTTCGTGGATAGTAGCTTTCTTCAGAATTAA GGATGAACATATTCAACGGAAAAGTGGTAAAGATGCAGTTCAATATTTGTCTTTCCAACGATACTTGATACTCTATACAGCAATTGTATGTGTGTTCTCCATTGCTGTTGTGTTGCCTGTCAACTTCATGGGAGATTTGG AGGGTAATGATCAAACATTCGGACACACGACTATCAGTAATGTGGAATCTGGATCGCCCTATCTGTGGGTACACGCCGTACTAGCCGTTCTGTTTCTAATAATAGCCGTGTATATGATGCGACACTTTTCCGTCAACCTTAACTACGAGGAAGACGAACAG gCTACGCGTACTTTGATGGTTTCACACATACCTAAAGATCAGTGTTTTAAGAATGTGATTTTGCAACACTTTCA GGAAGCATATCCCGAAGCTGTTATTCAGGATGTCCAGTTTGCGTACAACATCACTAGATTAGTTAAACTTGATAAAGATAG AAATTTTGCTACAGAAGGACGGCAGAATTCGGAGATGATTTACAATAAAACCGGTATTCGTCCGATGATCAGACCGTATTATTTCGGTCAGTTATGTTGTTGTTGTGAGCCGTGTACGGAGGATACTGCTGTCAATGAAGACGGTGAAACTGTCACTAAACCGAATATGTGTAGTAAACTGTGCTGTTGTTGTAGAGCTTGCGCGAGACAA GTAGATGCAATAAACTACTACGGGGATGAAGAAGCGCAACTAAAGGCGAAATGCGAGGACGAGAAAGTGAATGCATTTCAAGATGCTCTGGGAATTGCGTTTATAACGTTTGAAGAGGATCACATGGCTGCACAGATTTACAACGACTTCCGTGCTTCGTGTAAAGCTTCAAGTAATCCACATTCATCGAGTATTGGTCGTGAATTAGATGTCACTGATTGGTCTGTGAAATATGCTCCTGCCCCGGATAACATATATTG GGAGAACCTGGCAGTGGATCCAATAGTTTGGTGGATTAAAGCTATTCTAATCAATCTTATCGTGTTTCTCTTGCTGTTCTTCCTAAGTACTCCAACTATCATAATGAATTCACTCGATGAAATCCACATCAGAAAAGGTCTTGAAGAGACtcat AGTGCAATCCTTGTTCAATTCGTACCAACTTTGATATTGTGGACATTTGCAGCTTTATTACCGCAGATTGTTTATTACTCAGATCAGTTCATCGGCCACTGGACCAG AACTGCAGAACATCATGCTGTGATGAGGAAGACATTTTTGTTCCTTCTAGTAATGGTGGTTATATTACCATCATTAGGATTAACTAG TGCCAAAGCATTCTTTGAGTGGGCAGTTAAAGATAAAGATCGAAAATTCAGATGGCA GTGTGTATTTCTTCCTGGAAACGGTGCATTCTTTGTCAATTACGTCATAACATCGGCGTTCATCGGAACTGGACTCGAATTGATTAGATTTCCTGAGTTATTCATGTACGCAATAAGACTACTCGCCGCTAGATCAGCTGCAGAGAAAACTGCTGTCAGAAAG GCCATTATCTGGCAGTTTCAGTTTGGATGTGAATATGCATGgatgttatgtatttttgctgtaaTCATAGTTTACAGCATTCCATGTCCTCTGATTGTACCATTCG GTTTAGTTTATCTATGTTTGAAACATGTCGTAGATAGATATAACATATATTTTGCCTATGGGCCGTCACGCATTGATAAAGATATACACGCTAGTGCTATTAACTTTGTGATCGTTGCTATTATACTTCTACAGTTTAATGTTGTCTTCTTCTCTGTGCTGAGATCAG AACAAATGCATGGTTTATCAGTGTTCTCAATGATTGCTCTGTTTGTTACACTTATCATCTTCTTTGGCCGAGTATTCTTTGGCTGGTTCAAGGGATTGAGTCCAATAACATATAAG CGCTGCTCACAGAGAGAGGTAATACAtctatatgaaaatgatgtggatgttgatgatgatgatgaggttGAATTAGACTGTGATTTAGAGATACAG CAACTCGAGACCCCAGATATTAGTATTAAAAACTCAGCCCTTTGTAGAAATATCAAGTCTCGACTCGAGTATTACATTTCACCG CAATTTTCCGAAAGAGAAGCAGCTCACGATGGACAAAAG CCATTTGTTCCTAATGTTCTTATGAACGATAAGTCTAAACAAAACGGAACCGTCACTAATCCTGCAACTTCGACATACGGTACAAACGTTGATACTCCTCAGTCATCACCGGAACACGAAGTCCAGCAGCAATGA
- the LOC141903631 gene encoding acyl-CoA 6-desaturase-like isoform X1, with protein sequence MKMENAVNGSASRNLPLYDRNEISKHNSEGDKWLIIDRKVYDISKWCKKHPGGARIISHYAGEDATAAWIAFHDDKDHVKKFLKSLLIGELKETEPESEISQDFRELRKTAEEMQLFKTNIWFYLLHIVHILLLELLAYAIIVWYGTSWFPYISAALLLTVVQAQAGWSQHDYGHLSVFPSSKLNHLAHEFVIGTLKGASSHWWNFRHFQHHAKPNVMSKDPDINIPYMFLLGDKMPINWAKKKKGFMPYQRQHEYFFGLGPPLLLPVYFHYENLFFIWKRKNLWDFMWMMSFFVKHFSMYGPLMGGWGAFWFYMLFRTLESNWFVWVTQMNHIPMDIDKDTNREWLTLQLKSTCNVDPGLFNDWFTGHLNFQIEHHLFPTMPRHNYHKIQPLVKSICHKHNLDYQSKSLFTAFSDIVRSLKKSGELWYDAYHMDISSG encoded by the exons ATGAAGATGGAAAATGCGGTAAATGGTTCTGCATCAAGGAACCTACCGCTTTATGACCGAAATGAGATCAGCAAACACAACAGCGAAGGTGACAAGTGGCTGATAATTGACCGCAAGgtttatgatatttcaaagtgGTGTAAAAAACACCCTGGAGGTGCTAGAATTATCAGTCATTATGCTGGAGAAGATGCcacg GCTGCCTGGATTGCATTCCACGATGACAAGGATCATGTGAAAAAATTCCTCAAAAGTCTTCTGATAGGTGAACTGAAAGAGACTGAACCTGAG TCTGAAATAAGCCAAGATTTTAGAGAACTACGTAAAACTGCTGAAGAAATGCAacttttcaaaacaaatatcTGGTTCTATTTATTACATATAGTCCATATATTATTGTTAGAACTGCTAGCCTATGCAATTATAGTCTGGTATGGTACCAGCTGGTTCCCTTATATTTCTGCCGCTCTTCTACTCACTGTTGTTCAG GCGCAAGCTGGTTGGTCTCAGCATGATTATGGGCACCTAAGTGTGTTTCCTAGTTCTAAACTTAATCATCTAGCTCATGAGTTTGTAATAGGGACATTGAAG GGAGCATCTTCTCACTGGTGGAATTTCCGTCATTTTCAACATCATGCAAAACCTAATGTGATGAGTAAAGATCCTGATATAAATATACCCTATATGTTCCTTCTTGGAGATAAAATGCCAATTAATTGGGCTAAGAAGAAAAAAGGATTTATGCCTTATCAACGGCAACATGAATACTTCTTTGGAT TGGGACCACCACTTCTACTGCCTGTCTATTTTCATTATGAAAATCTTTTCTTCATCTGGAAAAGGAAAAATTTGTGG GATTTTATGTGGATGATGTCTTTCTTTGTGAAACATTTCTCCATGTATGGTCCTCTGATGGGTGGATGGGGAGCTTTCTGGTTCTACATGCTGTTTCG AACTTTAGAGAGTAATTGGTTTGTCTGGGTGACACAGATGAATCATATACCAATGGATATCGACAAAGATACAAACAGAGAATGGTTAACGCTTCAGCTCAAATCAACTTGTAATGTCGATCCTGGTTTGTTCAATGATTGGTTTACCGGACATCTTAACTTTCAGATCGAGCACCA tttatttccCACAATGCCGAGGCACAATTATCATAAGATACAACCTCTAGTCAAATCGATTTGTCACAAGCACAATCTGGATTATCAAAGCAAGTCACTTTTCACAGCTTTCAGTGATATTGTTAG ATCTTTGAAGAAATCAGGAGAATTGTGGTATGATGCCTACCATATGGATATTAGCTCAGGCTAA
- the LOC141912021 gene encoding ribosome biogenesis protein NOP53-like: MEAGKKQRVNKNKKKSWRKHIDINDVEDYLDDKRLQERTGGLVAEKPDEALFFVDSKKAVEKVLPVKRKRKEIGKLRCWKNLEPDPNIKPVNSGKNVRKNFEKRLSTKEKVAREKGIVSKKQLLVERNRKLSQRLRDRALKEKTKELCATYDLWESEPVVTDPLHTEEHYMRVTKKMPIKYPLMRKKPSAIDAVEVAHPGASYNPSYEDHKELIDLAVQREIQKKKAEMKIIRATDAKMPSKANAPTAETWLKEMSGGLFNDEDDDEDMEHTPEELEKLSVNPPIRREDKKTKTERNKEKKQKLKEVEMQMLKEKKSKDNEFFRLKALKKEVSERERLIEERRLIKKAAQLQEPYKTKKLGKMKFEEPDLEVKMTQELEGSLRKLKPEGHLLIDRFKNLQKRNIIETRQKAKFDRRYKLKFQEKRKHREVTL; encoded by the exons TGGATTGGTGGCTGAAAAACCTGATGAAGCATTATTCTTTGTCGATTCTAAAAAAGCTGTTGAGAAAG TTTTACCAGTGAAACGCAAAAGGAAAGAGATTGGAAAACTTCGATGTTGGAAGAATCTAGAACCAGATCCAAATATCAAACCAGTTAATAG TGGCAAAAATGTCCGAAAGAATTTTGAGAAACGTCTTTCTACTAAAGAAAAAGTAGCCCGTGAAAAAGGTATCGTCTCGAAAAAACAACTTCTAGTGGAGAGAAACAGGAAACTTTCACAAAGACTCCGTGATAGAgcattaaaagaaaaaacaaaagaacTGTGCGCAACGTATGATTTATGGGAGTCTGAACCAG TTGTAACTGATCCACTTCACACAGAGGAACATTACATGAGAGTTACCAAGAAAATGCCTATCAAG TATCCACTGATGAGGAAAAAGCCATCAGCAATAGATGCAGTCGAAGTGGCCCATCCTGGTGCATCTTACAATCCATCATATGAAGACCATAAA GAGCTCATTGATTTGGCTGTTCAAAGAgaaattcaaaagaaaaaagctgaaatgaaaattattcgtGCAACAGATGCCAAAATGCCATCAAAAGCAAATGCTCCAACTGCG GAGACTTGGTTGAAAGAAATGAGTGGTGGGCTGTTTaatgatgaagatgacgaCGAAGATATGGAACACACCCCGGAAGAGCTGGAAAAACTCTCAGTCAATCCACCAATCAGACGAGAAGATAAGAAAACTAAGACGGAACgaaataaagaaaagaaacaGAAACTCAAG GAAGTAGAGATGCAAATGCTTAAAGAAAAGAAGTCAAAGGATAATGAGTTTTTCCGGTTGAAAGCATTAAAGAAAGAAGTATCCGAACGTGAAAGACTGATTGAAGAGAGGAGGTTGATTAAAAAAGCAGCCCAGTTGCAGGAGccttataaaactaaaaaattaGGGAAAATGAA ATTTGAAGAGCCAGATCTGGAAGTTAAAATGACACAGGAACTTGAAGGTTCATTGCGGAAGTTAAAG CCCGAGGGACATTTACTTATTGATCGTTTTAAGAATCTTcagaaaagaaatatcattgaaactaGACAAAAAGCCAA GTTTGATAGAAGATATAAACTCAAATTCCAAGAGAAGAGAAAACACAGAGAAGTTAC GTTATGA
- the LOC141912014 gene encoding adenylyltransferase and sulfurtransferase MOCS3-like: MNDNLASVLNENTRLKSIIEDKDSEIQRLRELLRDQGKSKNGDADVDSTELKIHRKPTPLSSLRPCNKLPNEKIQRYSRQLILPELGVKGQLALSKSSVLVVGAGGLGCPCAVYLASAGIGRLGIVDYDESEISNLHRQILHTESGVGSPKSLSAANACKKLNSDVQYIPYHIQLSSLNALDIIRQYDIVVDATDNVATRYLLNDACVLAKKPLVSGSALRFEGQLTVYNYDDGPCYRCLYPTPPPPETVTNCSDGGVIGAVPGVIGCLQALEVIKIAANTGTSYSQRLLLFDGLDGSFRTIKLRLKQKTCVVCGDRPSIKQLIDYEQFCGASASDKAKCVRLLHSDERITVKEFKQIRDEKRPHILIDVRYPVELDICQLDGHINIPIDKIAGEQELSNLEEQILSFGDDYVSVFVLCKQGNDSQRAVHILKDKLRATPAVFKDIRGGLLAWAESIDPAFPKY; the protein is encoded by the exons ATGAATGACAATCTTGCTTcagttttaaatgaaaatacgcGATTAAAATCTATCATCGAGGATAAAGACAGCGAAATCCAACGACTTCGTGAACTTCTTCGTGACCAG GGTAAAAGTAAAAACGGAGATGCAGATGTGGATTCAACTGAGTTGAAAATTCACAGAAAACCGACGCCACTTTCTTCATTGCGCCCTTGTAACAAATTACCTAATGAGAAAATTCAACGGTATTCACGCCAGTTGATTTTACCAGAGTTAGGAGTTAAAG ggcaattggcattatcaaaatcatctgtATTGGTTGTTGGTGCTGGTGGATTGGGATGTCCCTGTGCAGTGTACTTGGCGTCAGCTGGGATTG GACGTCTTGGAATTGTTGATTATGACGAGTCTGAAATCAGTAACTTACATCGCCAGATTTTACATACAGAAAGTGGTGTTGGCTCTCCAAAATCATTGTCTGCTGCAAATGCCTGTAAAAA gcTGAATTCAGACGTCCAGTATATACCTTACCACATACAGCTCAGCAGCCTGAATGCATTGGACATAATACGACA atatgaCATAGTGGTTGATGCGACCGACAATGTGGCGACTCGTTACCTGCTCAATGATGCTTGTGTTTTGGCCAAGAAGCCACTTGTTTCTGGAAGTGCACTGAGATTTGAAGGACAG TTGACGGTTTATAATTACGATGATGGTCCTTGCTATCGATGTTTGTATCCCACTCCACCTCCCCCTGAAACGGTCACTAACTGCTCAGATGGCGGAGTTATTGGTGCAG TACCTGGTGTTATTGGTTGCCTCCAAGCATTAGAAGTTATCAAGATTGCTGCGAATACTGGGA CTTCTTATTCTCAAAGATTGTTATTATTTGATGGTTTAGATGGAAGCTTTCGAACAATTAAACTACGACTGAAACAGAAAACTTGTGTCGTTTGCGGTGATCGACCATCTATAAAACAGCTCATTGATTATGAACAATTCTGTGGTGCAAGTGCCTCAGATAAG GCTAAGTGTGTAAGGCTGTTGCATTCAGATGAAAGAATTACTGTTAAG GAATTCAAACAAATCCGTGATGAAAAGAGGCCTCATATACTAATAGATGTGCGATACCCGGTTGAATTAGATATTTGTCAACTTGATGGACACATCA ATATTCCAATAGATAAAATTGCAGGAGAGCAAGAACTTTCAAATCTCGAAGAACAAATTCTCTCATTTGGTGATGACTATGTGTCAG TATTTGTCTTGTGTAAACAAGGAAATGATTCTCAAAGAGCTGTTCACATCTTGAAGGACAAACTCCGCGCTACGCCTGCTGTATTCAAGGACATCAGAGGCGGGTTATTGGCTTGGGCCGAATCCATCGACCCAGCTTTCCCAAAATACTGA
- the LOC141903631 gene encoding acyl-CoA 6-desaturase-like isoform X2 encodes MVLHQGTYRFMTEMRSANTTAKAAWIAFHDDKDHVKKFLKSLLIGELKETEPESEISQDFRELRKTAEEMQLFKTNIWFYLLHIVHILLLELLAYAIIVWYGTSWFPYISAALLLTVVQAQAGWSQHDYGHLSVFPSSKLNHLAHEFVIGTLKGASSHWWNFRHFQHHAKPNVMSKDPDINIPYMFLLGDKMPINWAKKKKGFMPYQRQHEYFFGLGPPLLLPVYFHYENLFFIWKRKNLWDFMWMMSFFVKHFSMYGPLMGGWGAFWFYMLFRTLESNWFVWVTQMNHIPMDIDKDTNREWLTLQLKSTCNVDPGLFNDWFTGHLNFQIEHHLFPTMPRHNYHKIQPLVKSICHKHNLDYQSKSLFTAFSDIVRSLKKSGELWYDAYHMDISSG; translated from the exons ATGGTTCTGCATCAAGGAACCTACCGCTTTATGACCGAAATGAGATCAGCAAACACAACAGCGAAG GCTGCCTGGATTGCATTCCACGATGACAAGGATCATGTGAAAAAATTCCTCAAAAGTCTTCTGATAGGTGAACTGAAAGAGACTGAACCTGAG TCTGAAATAAGCCAAGATTTTAGAGAACTACGTAAAACTGCTGAAGAAATGCAacttttcaaaacaaatatcTGGTTCTATTTATTACATATAGTCCATATATTATTGTTAGAACTGCTAGCCTATGCAATTATAGTCTGGTATGGTACCAGCTGGTTCCCTTATATTTCTGCCGCTCTTCTACTCACTGTTGTTCAG GCGCAAGCTGGTTGGTCTCAGCATGATTATGGGCACCTAAGTGTGTTTCCTAGTTCTAAACTTAATCATCTAGCTCATGAGTTTGTAATAGGGACATTGAAG GGAGCATCTTCTCACTGGTGGAATTTCCGTCATTTTCAACATCATGCAAAACCTAATGTGATGAGTAAAGATCCTGATATAAATATACCCTATATGTTCCTTCTTGGAGATAAAATGCCAATTAATTGGGCTAAGAAGAAAAAAGGATTTATGCCTTATCAACGGCAACATGAATACTTCTTTGGAT TGGGACCACCACTTCTACTGCCTGTCTATTTTCATTATGAAAATCTTTTCTTCATCTGGAAAAGGAAAAATTTGTGG GATTTTATGTGGATGATGTCTTTCTTTGTGAAACATTTCTCCATGTATGGTCCTCTGATGGGTGGATGGGGAGCTTTCTGGTTCTACATGCTGTTTCG AACTTTAGAGAGTAATTGGTTTGTCTGGGTGACACAGATGAATCATATACCAATGGATATCGACAAAGATACAAACAGAGAATGGTTAACGCTTCAGCTCAAATCAACTTGTAATGTCGATCCTGGTTTGTTCAATGATTGGTTTACCGGACATCTTAACTTTCAGATCGAGCACCA tttatttccCACAATGCCGAGGCACAATTATCATAAGATACAACCTCTAGTCAAATCGATTTGTCACAAGCACAATCTGGATTATCAAAGCAAGTCACTTTTCACAGCTTTCAGTGATATTGTTAG ATCTTTGAAGAAATCAGGAGAATTGTGGTATGATGCCTACCATATGGATATTAGCTCAGGCTAA
- the LOC141914946 gene encoding histone H3.3-like, whose translation MARTKQLTAKFKPLNKPAVLPLASKKKLLQTIALTKRTGGIKKSKRPGRVALREIRQFQKSTELLIKKMPFQRLVKEITHSIKPDLRFQSVALEALQVAVEDFLIGLFVDSNLCAIHAKRVTVMPKDLQLAIRLRGNS comes from the exons ATGGCTAGGACAAAGCAATTAACTGCAAAATTCAAACCACTCAATAAACCAGCTGTTCTTCCTTTGGcgagcaaaaaaaaattactacaAACCATCGCATTAACGAAAAGAACAGGAGGaataaagaaatcaaaaagacCAGGCAGAGTTGCCCTGAGGGAAATTCGACAATTTCAGAAATCTACAGAAttgttgataaaaaagatGCCCTTCCAAAGATTGGTTAAAGAAATCACACACAGTATCAAACCTGATTTGAGATTTCAGAGCGTGGCATTAGAAGCCCTTCAG GTTGCTGTTGAAGATTTCTTAATTGGTTTGTTTGTTGACAGCAATTTATGTGCAATTCACGCTAAGAGAGTGACAGTAATGCCTAAAGATCTTCAGTTAGCTATTCGCTTGCGCGGCAATTCGTAA
- the LOC141907008 gene encoding mechanosensitive cation channel TMEM63B-like isoform X2 — protein MSVFNSSLHTITKGGLNVKCDRYYSQNRTVILYGGYEGIPQTLILNVIGWTVLLFGFSILRKIAWDYGRIALVSRNEERSLLYGTSKYNVWTQLFFGDHEGGNPQTVNVGSQESLDTNIRLQDKGLCSWIVAFFRIKDEHIQRKSGKDAVQYLSFQRYLILYTAIVCVFSIAVVLPVNFMGDLEGNDQTFGHTTISNVESGSPYLWVHAVLAVLFLIIAVYMMRHFSVNLNYEEDEQATRTLMVSHIPKDQCFKNVILQHFQEAYPEAVIQDVQFAYNITRLVKLDKDRNFATEGRQNSEMIYNKTGIRPMIRPYYFGQLCCCCEPCTEDTAVNEDGETVTKPNMCSKLCCCCRACARQVDAINYYGDEEAQLKAKCEDEKVNAFQDALGIAFITFEEDHMAAQIYNDFRASCKASSNPHSSSIGRELDVTDWSVKYAPAPDNIYWENLAVDPIVWWIKAILINLIVFLLLFFLSTPTIIMNSLDEIHIRKGLEETHSAILVQFVPTLILWTFAALLPQIVYYSDQFIGHWTRTAEHHAVMRKTFLFLLVMVVILPSLGLTSAKAFFEWAVKDKDRKFRWQCVFLPGNGAFFVNYVITSAFIGTGLELIRFPELFMYAIRLLAARSAAEKTAVRKAIIWQFQFGCEYAWMLCIFAVIIVYSIPCPLIVPFGLVYLCLKHVVDRYNIYFAYGPSRIDKDIHASAINFVIVAIILLQFNVVFFSVLRSEQMHGLSVFSMIALFVTLIIFFGRVFFGWFKGLSPITYKQFSEREAAHDGQKPFVPNVLMNDKSKQNGTVTNPATSTYGTNVDTPQSSPEHEVQQQ, from the exons ATGTCGGTATTCAATTCGTCATTACATACGATTACTAAAGGGGGGCTTAATGTGAAATGTGACCGATACTATTCACAAAATCGAACGGTTATTCTGTATGGTGGTTATGAAGGAATACCTCAAACGCTGATACTCAATGTAATTGGATGGACG GTTTTGCTATTTGGATTTTCGATATTGCGTAAGATTGCGTGGGATTACGGTCGAATCGCCCTCGTCAGTCGAAATGAGGAAAG gaGTCTGTTATACGGGACGTCAAAATATAATGT ATGGACTCAGCTATTTTTTGGAGATCATGAAGGTGGAAATCCCCAAACGGTGAATGTGGGCTCGCAAGAATCTTTAGATACTAACATTCGACTACAAGATAAG GGTCTCTGTTCGTGGATAGTAGCTTTCTTCAGAATTAA GGATGAACATATTCAACGGAAAAGTGGTAAAGATGCAGTTCAATATTTGTCTTTCCAACGATACTTGATACTCTATACAGCAATTGTATGTGTGTTCTCCATTGCTGTTGTGTTGCCTGTCAACTTCATGGGAGATTTGG AGGGTAATGATCAAACATTCGGACACACGACTATCAGTAATGTGGAATCTGGATCGCCCTATCTGTGGGTACACGCCGTACTAGCCGTTCTGTTTCTAATAATAGCCGTGTATATGATGCGACACTTTTCCGTCAACCTTAACTACGAGGAAGACGAACAG gCTACGCGTACTTTGATGGTTTCACACATACCTAAAGATCAGTGTTTTAAGAATGTGATTTTGCAACACTTTCA GGAAGCATATCCCGAAGCTGTTATTCAGGATGTCCAGTTTGCGTACAACATCACTAGATTAGTTAAACTTGATAAAGATAG AAATTTTGCTACAGAAGGACGGCAGAATTCGGAGATGATTTACAATAAAACCGGTATTCGTCCGATGATCAGACCGTATTATTTCGGTCAGTTATGTTGTTGTTGTGAGCCGTGTACGGAGGATACTGCTGTCAATGAAGACGGTGAAACTGTCACTAAACCGAATATGTGTAGTAAACTGTGCTGTTGTTGTAGAGCTTGCGCGAGACAA GTAGATGCAATAAACTACTACGGGGATGAAGAAGCGCAACTAAAGGCGAAATGCGAGGACGAGAAAGTGAATGCATTTCAAGATGCTCTGGGAATTGCGTTTATAACGTTTGAAGAGGATCACATGGCTGCACAGATTTACAACGACTTCCGTGCTTCGTGTAAAGCTTCAAGTAATCCACATTCATCGAGTATTGGTCGTGAATTAGATGTCACTGATTGGTCTGTGAAATATGCTCCTGCCCCGGATAACATATATTG GGAGAACCTGGCAGTGGATCCAATAGTTTGGTGGATTAAAGCTATTCTAATCAATCTTATCGTGTTTCTCTTGCTGTTCTTCCTAAGTACTCCAACTATCATAATGAATTCACTCGATGAAATCCACATCAGAAAAGGTCTTGAAGAGACtcat AGTGCAATCCTTGTTCAATTCGTACCAACTTTGATATTGTGGACATTTGCAGCTTTATTACCGCAGATTGTTTATTACTCAGATCAGTTCATCGGCCACTGGACCAG AACTGCAGAACATCATGCTGTGATGAGGAAGACATTTTTGTTCCTTCTAGTAATGGTGGTTATATTACCATCATTAGGATTAACTAG TGCCAAAGCATTCTTTGAGTGGGCAGTTAAAGATAAAGATCGAAAATTCAGATGGCA GTGTGTATTTCTTCCTGGAAACGGTGCATTCTTTGTCAATTACGTCATAACATCGGCGTTCATCGGAACTGGACTCGAATTGATTAGATTTCCTGAGTTATTCATGTACGCAATAAGACTACTCGCCGCTAGATCAGCTGCAGAGAAAACTGCTGTCAGAAAG GCCATTATCTGGCAGTTTCAGTTTGGATGTGAATATGCATGgatgttatgtatttttgctgtaaTCATAGTTTACAGCATTCCATGTCCTCTGATTGTACCATTCG GTTTAGTTTATCTATGTTTGAAACATGTCGTAGATAGATATAACATATATTTTGCCTATGGGCCGTCACGCATTGATAAAGATATACACGCTAGTGCTATTAACTTTGTGATCGTTGCTATTATACTTCTACAGTTTAATGTTGTCTTCTTCTCTGTGCTGAGATCAG AACAAATGCATGGTTTATCAGTGTTCTCAATGATTGCTCTGTTTGTTACACTTATCATCTTCTTTGGCCGAGTATTCTTTGGCTGGTTCAAGGGATTGAGTCCAATAACATATAAG CAATTTTCCGAAAGAGAAGCAGCTCACGATGGACAAAAG CCATTTGTTCCTAATGTTCTTATGAACGATAAGTCTAAACAAAACGGAACCGTCACTAATCCTGCAACTTCGACATACGGTACAAACGTTGATACTCCTCAGTCATCACCGGAACACGAAGTCCAGCAGCAATGA